A part of Myxococcus landrumus genomic DNA contains:
- a CDS encoding lysophospholipid acyltransferase family protein: protein MNALLSIWTWIEVGIVALVGFFVQLAIAIVTLPFDRNRYAVGRCFRLVGVTAAKLTPFWRFRVHGDVPKHVHANTVVVSNHESNADPFLISHLPWEMKWLGKASLFKIPVVGWMMGIAGDIPVHRGDRDSATGAMARCKEWMKKGMPVMIFPEGTRSKTDELLPFKDGAFRLAIEQQADVLPLAVSGTRKALPKHSWRFSTSRGLVTVGTPISTKGMTLDDLEKLKDLARTQILALRATLQPLTRDPASPGEPSAA, encoded by the coding sequence ATGAACGCACTGCTGTCCATCTGGACGTGGATTGAAGTTGGCATCGTCGCGCTGGTCGGCTTCTTCGTGCAGTTGGCCATCGCCATCGTCACGCTGCCCTTCGACCGGAACCGCTATGCCGTCGGGCGGTGCTTCCGGCTGGTGGGTGTCACCGCCGCGAAGCTGACCCCGTTCTGGCGCTTCCGGGTGCATGGCGACGTGCCGAAGCACGTGCACGCGAACACGGTGGTGGTGAGCAACCACGAGTCCAACGCGGACCCGTTCCTCATCTCGCACCTGCCCTGGGAGATGAAGTGGCTGGGCAAGGCGAGCCTCTTCAAGATCCCCGTGGTGGGATGGATGATGGGCATCGCTGGCGACATCCCGGTGCACCGGGGAGACCGCGATTCCGCCACCGGCGCCATGGCGCGCTGCAAGGAGTGGATGAAGAAGGGGATGCCCGTGATGATCTTCCCCGAGGGCACCCGCTCCAAGACGGATGAGCTGCTGCCCTTCAAGGACGGCGCGTTCCGGCTGGCCATCGAGCAGCAGGCGGATGTGTTGCCGCTGGCCGTGAGCGGGACGCGCAAGGCGCTGCCGAAGCACTCGTGGCGCTTCTCCACCTCACGGGGCCTGGTGACGGTGGGCACGCCCATCTCCACGAAGGGGATGACCCTGGATGACTTGGAGAAGCTCAAGGACCTGGCGCGCACGCAGATTCTCGCCCTGCGCGCCACGCTCCAGCCTCTCACCCGCGATCCGGCCTCACCCGGGGAGCCCAGCGCGGCGTAG
- a CDS encoding universal stress protein, which yields MAAPSRILVPVDLSEGSRSVVDYALHLASPFGASVDVVHAWEPPQYVAPDLLVAAPGWNSLSLEQVAMETANKELGNLLQQMGPPGVPLKHRVMVGEAASTILELAEKEGYDLIIMGTHGRRGLPRLLLGSVAQKVVSRASCPVLTLHVAADKK from the coding sequence ATGGCCGCGCCGTCTCGAATCCTGGTCCCCGTCGACTTGAGTGAAGGCTCGCGCTCCGTCGTCGACTACGCGCTGCACCTGGCCAGCCCCTTCGGCGCCTCCGTGGACGTGGTCCACGCCTGGGAGCCGCCCCAGTACGTGGCGCCCGACCTGCTGGTGGCCGCCCCCGGCTGGAACTCGCTCTCCCTGGAGCAGGTGGCGATGGAGACAGCCAACAAGGAGCTGGGCAACCTGCTCCAGCAGATGGGTCCGCCGGGCGTTCCTCTCAAGCACCGGGTGATGGTGGGCGAGGCCGCCTCCACCATCCTCGAGCTGGCGGAGAAGGAGGGCTACGACCTCATCATCATGGGCACCCACGGAAGGCGCGGCCTGCCCCGGCTCCTCCTGGGCAGCGTCGCGCAGAAGGTGGTCTCCCGCGCGTCCTGCCCCGTGCTCACGCTGCACGTCGCGGCCGACAAGAAGTAG
- a CDS encoding exodeoxyribonuclease III — MRVVSWNVNGLRSAHGKGFLPWLSSAKAQVVGVQEVRARADQLPDEVRAPSRWKTHFNSAERPGYSGVGLFSRQEPDAMETRLGVPEMDVEGRLQMARFGKLTVANVYFPNGNGKDRDLSRIPFKLDFYRRLFSALEKPLRDGGRVLVMGDFNTAHQDIDLARPRENRETSGFRPEEREELDRWLRAGWVDTFRHFQKDGGHYSWWSQRFGVREKNIGWRIDYVLASPGAMAYVKRAAIHPDVSGSDHCPVSVDLDPAVR, encoded by the coding sequence GTGCGAGTGGTTTCCTGGAACGTGAATGGCCTGCGCTCGGCCCATGGCAAGGGCTTCCTGCCGTGGTTGTCGAGCGCCAAGGCCCAGGTGGTGGGAGTGCAGGAGGTGCGCGCGCGCGCCGACCAGCTCCCCGACGAGGTGCGCGCTCCCTCCCGGTGGAAGACGCACTTCAATTCCGCGGAGCGCCCCGGCTACAGCGGGGTGGGGTTGTTCTCGCGTCAGGAGCCGGACGCGATGGAGACCCGCCTGGGCGTCCCGGAGATGGACGTGGAGGGGCGGCTCCAGATGGCCCGCTTCGGCAAGCTCACGGTGGCCAACGTCTACTTCCCCAACGGCAACGGGAAGGACCGGGACCTGAGCCGCATCCCCTTCAAGCTGGATTTCTACCGGCGCCTGTTCTCCGCCCTGGAGAAGCCGCTGCGCGACGGCGGGCGCGTGCTGGTGATGGGCGACTTCAACACGGCGCACCAGGACATCGACCTGGCTCGGCCCCGGGAGAACCGCGAGACGAGCGGCTTCCGCCCGGAGGAGCGCGAGGAGCTGGACCGGTGGCTCCGCGCGGGCTGGGTCGACACCTTCCGGCACTTCCAGAAGGACGGCGGCCACTATTCCTGGTGGAGCCAGCGGTTTGGCGTGCGGGAGAAGAACATCGGCTGGCGAATCGACTATGTCCTGGCCTCGCCGGGGGCCATGGCCTACGTCAAGCGCGCCGCCATCCACCCCGACGTGTCGGGCTCGGACCACTGCCCGGTGAGTGTGGACCTGGACCCCGCGGTCCGTTGA
- a CDS encoding thrombospondin type 3 repeat-containing protein, whose amino-acid sequence MSWSFRALLAPLTALLLVTSACGDDDPPKKDPVCCEPDGGTGEPDGGPGEPDGGHPGPDGGTDPGPSETVVMCPAADLAPPPTGSCTVESGDAARLFTGIILAPDKVYKGGQMLVDGAGTIQCVGCDCAKSPGASSATRVTCPQAVVSPGLINSHDHITFQTPPYVAASNADERYEHRHDWRKGNNQHTRVNQGKPVGADGIRWGELRQLMSGTTSVAGSGGMKGLLRNLDAPNSSDTGSNQEGLGAGSGAEYQTFPLGDGDSGRELTSGCGYERIDSPSVIPALSAYLPHIAEGIETSARNEFLCLSGQQSGGKDILSARTAVIHGIGLRAEDIQKMAGTGTSLIWSPRSNVSLYGDTAAVPLYKSLGVNVALGTDWLLSGSMNILRELRCADSLNATRFNKALSDAETWAMVTANAAHAFQASRAGALAQGKVADVAIFRLNGHAASPHRAVIMAEAADVVLTMRGGKALYGDSALISALGGTQCDTLDVCGSERAVCLQSEIGMSLSALSAANNGAYPLFSCQAPTNEPTCEPVRASTNARFPASVSGSTLYASGPAAQDADGDGIPDAQDNCPAVFNPIRPLDQGKQPDQDGDGLGDACDVCPFAAGTTECSRPNPNDADGDGIINAVDNCPTTANPDQADADGDGRGDVCDLCATANPGDMACPVSIYDVKQPAPGGGSAWVGQNVALTGLTVTGVGPTGFFAQVHPSEQGFRGVDYSGGFVFTKAAPASTVVVGARVDVSATVTHYFGQVQLEASTVTVRGPAATPVAPQLVTPAEATTGGSRARALEGVLVRVTKVEVTDIAPPPGGGDKAPTGEFEVTGSLRINDYLHTFAIPAKGTQFASITGVLELRNDHSKIEPRSANDLVEGSGEATLVSLSPTGVFVRAGVNGPTFPEPLTVTLGAPAPQDMVVSVTSSNPAVSVVDNQVVIPSGARSAVVILNTAATHEPGQEKATLTATLAGVSLDATVRVLAAEEPSALAMLSPETSDVRAGATVAYTVTMDVPPAVDTVVSLAVQPAELATVPAQVVVRANSLTAKFDLVAAKVAGEGTVVATLGAQSVTAKLKVQPAPTGPDHILISEVAPAGPSDASDEFVELFNPTSRVLDLSGWKLQYKSEKGDNYLSSPLPAGTTVQPRGYLLVVHSKYAGTVKGDVSWGTVFSMSASRTGGGNLRIGPPELGTGKNDPATVDAFAYGTGDSPEGSAFPAIPVAAGSFERKASVTSTSVTMEDGSDALLGNGQDSEDNAADFVLRTKRQPQNASSPTE is encoded by the coding sequence ATGTCTTGGTCTTTCCGTGCCCTGTTGGCGCCGCTCACGGCGCTACTTCTTGTCACGTCTGCCTGCGGCGATGATGACCCCCCCAAGAAGGATCCTGTCTGTTGTGAGCCCGATGGAGGCACCGGTGAGCCGGATGGCGGGCCGGGCGAGCCGGACGGTGGCCACCCGGGACCGGATGGCGGTACCGACCCGGGTCCAAGTGAGACGGTCGTGATGTGCCCCGCGGCGGACCTGGCTCCGCCGCCGACGGGCTCCTGCACGGTGGAGTCGGGCGATGCGGCCCGGCTGTTCACCGGCATCATCCTGGCGCCCGACAAGGTCTACAAGGGCGGGCAGATGCTCGTGGATGGCGCGGGCACCATCCAGTGTGTCGGCTGTGATTGCGCGAAGTCGCCGGGGGCTTCCTCGGCCACGCGCGTGACGTGCCCTCAGGCGGTGGTGTCGCCGGGCCTCATCAACTCGCATGACCACATCACGTTCCAGACGCCGCCCTATGTCGCGGCCTCCAACGCGGACGAGCGCTACGAGCACCGCCACGACTGGCGCAAGGGCAACAACCAGCACACGCGCGTCAACCAGGGCAAGCCGGTGGGCGCGGATGGCATCCGCTGGGGTGAGCTGCGGCAGCTCATGTCGGGCACCACGTCCGTGGCGGGCTCGGGTGGCATGAAGGGCCTGCTGCGCAACCTGGATGCACCCAACTCCTCGGACACGGGCAGCAACCAGGAGGGCCTGGGCGCGGGCTCCGGCGCGGAGTACCAGACCTTCCCGCTGGGCGATGGCGACAGCGGGCGCGAGCTGACGAGCGGCTGTGGTTATGAGCGCATCGACTCGCCGTCGGTCATCCCGGCCCTGTCGGCCTACCTGCCGCACATCGCCGAGGGCATCGAGACCTCCGCCCGCAACGAGTTCCTGTGCCTGTCCGGCCAGCAGTCGGGTGGCAAGGACATCCTGAGCGCGCGCACGGCGGTCATCCACGGCATCGGCCTGCGCGCCGAGGACATCCAGAAGATGGCGGGCACGGGCACCAGCCTCATCTGGTCGCCGCGCTCCAACGTGTCGCTCTATGGCGACACCGCCGCCGTGCCGCTCTACAAGTCCCTGGGCGTCAACGTGGCGCTGGGCACCGACTGGCTGCTCTCCGGCTCCATGAACATCCTGCGCGAGCTGCGGTGCGCGGACTCGCTGAACGCGACGCGCTTCAACAAGGCCCTGAGCGACGCGGAGACGTGGGCGATGGTGACGGCCAACGCGGCGCACGCGTTCCAGGCTTCGCGCGCGGGCGCGCTGGCCCAGGGCAAGGTGGCGGACGTGGCCATCTTCCGCCTCAACGGGCACGCGGCCTCTCCGCACCGGGCCGTCATCATGGCCGAGGCCGCGGACGTGGTGTTGACGATGCGCGGCGGCAAGGCGCTCTACGGTGACTCGGCGCTCATCTCCGCGCTGGGAGGCACGCAGTGCGACACGCTGGACGTGTGCGGCTCGGAGCGCGCGGTGTGCCTCCAGTCGGAGATTGGCATGTCGCTCTCCGCGCTGAGCGCGGCCAACAACGGCGCCTATCCGCTGTTCTCCTGCCAGGCTCCGACGAACGAGCCGACCTGCGAGCCCGTCCGTGCCTCCACCAACGCGCGCTTCCCGGCCTCCGTGTCGGGCTCCACGCTCTACGCCAGCGGCCCCGCGGCGCAGGACGCGGACGGCGACGGCATCCCGGACGCGCAGGACAACTGCCCGGCCGTGTTCAATCCCATCCGTCCGCTGGACCAGGGCAAGCAGCCGGACCAGGACGGCGACGGCCTGGGTGATGCGTGTGACGTGTGCCCGTTCGCAGCGGGCACCACGGAGTGCAGCCGCCCCAACCCGAACGACGCGGACGGCGACGGCATCATCAACGCGGTGGACAACTGCCCCACCACGGCCAACCCGGACCAGGCGGACGCGGATGGCGATGGGCGCGGTGATGTGTGCGACCTCTGCGCGACGGCCAACCCTGGCGACATGGCCTGCCCGGTGTCCATCTACGACGTGAAGCAGCCGGCGCCGGGCGGCGGTTCCGCCTGGGTGGGGCAGAACGTGGCGCTGACCGGCCTCACCGTCACGGGCGTGGGCCCCACGGGCTTCTTCGCGCAGGTGCATCCGTCCGAGCAGGGCTTCCGTGGCGTGGACTACTCCGGCGGCTTCGTCTTCACGAAGGCCGCGCCCGCCAGCACCGTGGTGGTGGGGGCTCGCGTGGATGTCAGCGCGACGGTGACGCACTACTTCGGACAGGTGCAGCTCGAGGCCTCCACCGTCACGGTGCGGGGCCCGGCGGCGACGCCCGTGGCTCCGCAGCTCGTGACGCCCGCGGAGGCGACCACCGGTGGCTCGCGTGCGCGTGCGCTGGAAGGCGTGCTGGTGCGGGTGACGAAGGTGGAAGTGACCGACATCGCGCCTCCTCCGGGCGGTGGCGACAAGGCGCCGACGGGGGAGTTCGAGGTGACCGGCTCGCTGCGCATCAACGACTACCTGCACACGTTCGCCATCCCCGCGAAGGGCACGCAGTTCGCGTCCATCACGGGTGTGTTGGAGCTGCGCAATGACCACTCGAAGATCGAGCCGCGCTCCGCGAACGACCTGGTGGAGGGCTCGGGTGAAGCGACGCTGGTCTCCCTGTCGCCCACGGGCGTGTTCGTGCGCGCGGGCGTCAACGGCCCCACGTTCCCGGAGCCGTTGACGGTGACGCTGGGGGCTCCGGCGCCGCAGGACATGGTGGTGTCGGTGACGTCGTCCAACCCGGCGGTCTCCGTGGTGGACAATCAGGTGGTGATTCCCTCGGGTGCGCGGTCCGCCGTCGTCATCCTGAACACGGCCGCGACGCATGAGCCGGGCCAGGAGAAGGCGACCCTGACGGCCACGCTGGCGGGTGTGTCGCTGGATGCCACGGTGCGGGTGCTCGCGGCGGAGGAGCCCTCGGCGCTGGCCATGCTCTCGCCCGAGACTTCGGACGTGCGCGCGGGCGCTACGGTCGCCTACACGGTGACGATGGATGTGCCTCCCGCGGTGGACACGGTGGTGAGCCTGGCGGTGCAGCCGGCCGAGCTGGCGACGGTGCCGGCGCAGGTCGTGGTGCGGGCCAACTCGCTGACGGCGAAGTTCGACCTGGTCGCGGCGAAGGTCGCGGGCGAGGGCACCGTGGTGGCGACGCTCGGTGCGCAGTCCGTGACGGCGAAGCTGAAGGTGCAGCCCGCGCCCACGGGGCCGGACCACATCCTCATCAGCGAGGTGGCGCCCGCGGGGCCCTCCGACGCGAGTGACGAGTTCGTCGAGCTGTTCAACCCGACCTCCCGCGTGCTGGACCTGTCCGGCTGGAAGCTCCAGTACAAGAGCGAAAAGGGAGACAACTACTTGTCGTCGCCCCTGCCGGCTGGGACGACCGTGCAGCCTCGTGGGTACCTCCTGGTCGTGCACTCCAAGTACGCGGGCACCGTGAAGGGGGACGTGAGCTGGGGCACGGTGTTCTCCATGTCCGCCAGCCGCACCGGCGGCGGCAACCTGCGCATCGGTCCGCCGGAGCTGGGGACGGGCAAGAACGACCCTGCGACGGTGGATGCGTTCGCCTACGGCACCGGCGACTCTCCGGAGGGAAGCGCGTTCCCGGCGATTCCGGTGGCGGCGGGCTCGTTCGAGCGCAAGGCGTCCGTGACGTCGACGTCGGTCACGATGGAGGACGGGTCGGATGCGCTGCTGGGCAACGGCCAGGACTCCGAGGACAACGCCGCTGACTTCGTGCTCCGGACGAAGCGGCAGCCGCAGAACGCCTCCAGCCCCACGGAGTAG
- a CDS encoding trypsin-like serine peptidase, producing the protein MIAKSMRALFLVGALSACGTEQAPDVPNADGTEPLQSQESTVIVGSVNWVSATTLTGTQRTRSLAVGYLSIPAVGSRCTAWLVSPDVIITNNHCIGSASEAVGARASFNYEDGVASASRVWYNCATLIKTWSGDDMTALRCTATNGQLPGNVYGWLTVSSTNAATNASIYVVHQNCDYYTTSGCTPNKKGSPGVVKNANYSTTDLSYDADTLGGSSGSPVLSSTTHQVVGLHHIGLGGNSQGRGTANTGVKASRVKARLAEIGL; encoded by the coding sequence ATGATCGCGAAGAGCATGCGTGCGTTGTTCCTGGTGGGTGCCCTGTCGGCGTGCGGTACGGAGCAGGCCCCGGACGTCCCGAACGCGGACGGCACCGAGCCGCTGCAGTCCCAGGAGTCCACTGTCATCGTCGGCTCGGTGAACTGGGTCAGCGCCACCACGTTGACGGGCACGCAGCGCACGCGCTCGCTGGCGGTGGGCTACCTGTCCATTCCGGCCGTGGGCTCGCGCTGCACCGCGTGGCTGGTGTCCCCCGACGTCATCATCACCAACAACCACTGCATCGGCAGCGCGTCCGAGGCCGTGGGTGCGCGCGCCTCGTTCAACTACGAGGACGGCGTCGCCTCGGCCAGCCGCGTCTGGTACAACTGCGCCACGCTCATCAAGACGTGGTCCGGCGACGACATGACGGCGCTGCGCTGCACGGCGACGAACGGCCAGCTCCCCGGCAACGTCTACGGCTGGCTGACGGTGTCCAGCACCAACGCGGCCACCAACGCCAGCATCTACGTGGTCCACCAGAACTGCGACTACTACACGACGTCCGGCTGCACCCCGAACAAGAAGGGCTCGCCGGGCGTGGTGAAGAACGCGAACTACTCCACCACGGACCTGTCCTATGACGCGGACACGCTGGGTGGCTCCTCGGGCTCGCCGGTGCTCTCCTCCACCACCCACCAGGTGGTCGGCCTGCACCACATCGGCCTCGGCGGCAACTCGCAGGGCCGCGGCACCGCCAACACGGGCGTGAAGGCCTCGCGCGTGAAGGCGCGCCTGGCGGAGATTGGCCTCTAG
- a CDS encoding SDR family NAD(P)-dependent oxidoreductase: MRPPIDHGTVLITGASEGIAQELARLLSRRVRTLVLVDRDVERLKPLREELLSVYPTLGVILERCDVSEAREVDALLASLESHFVRVDVLVNTAALGGQGLFAQVSWGGLEALLRANVWVPSLLTHRLVVPMLERGRGGVLNIGSGAAQLILPGAAMFAATQRFLDGFTESLRLEVEGRGVVVTRVAPGPLGDEDEALAPFFQISARRCARDALAAFERGEPLVYPGLGHRWVMRLLPLLPRALKRSLGRRVLRGVKGGGPSGAGVLRAGLASPVLLAREPTPA, translated from the coding sequence ATGCGTCCTCCCATTGACCACGGCACGGTCCTCATCACCGGTGCGTCGGAGGGAATCGCGCAGGAGCTTGCCCGGCTGTTGTCGCGGCGCGTCCGCACGCTGGTCCTGGTGGACCGGGATGTGGAGCGGCTCAAGCCCCTGCGTGAGGAACTGCTCTCCGTCTATCCGACGCTGGGTGTCATCCTGGAGCGCTGCGACGTGAGCGAAGCCCGCGAGGTCGACGCGCTCCTGGCCTCCCTGGAGTCGCACTTCGTCCGCGTGGATGTGCTGGTGAACACGGCGGCATTGGGTGGCCAGGGCCTCTTCGCCCAGGTGTCCTGGGGCGGGCTGGAGGCGTTGCTGCGCGCGAACGTGTGGGTGCCCTCGCTGCTGACCCACCGCCTGGTGGTGCCCATGCTGGAGCGGGGGCGGGGTGGGGTGCTGAACATCGGCTCGGGGGCGGCGCAGCTCATCCTGCCCGGGGCCGCGATGTTCGCCGCCACACAGCGCTTCCTCGACGGCTTCACGGAGTCACTGCGGCTGGAGGTGGAGGGGCGCGGCGTGGTCGTCACCCGCGTGGCCCCGGGGCCGCTGGGAGACGAGGACGAGGCCCTGGCGCCCTTCTTCCAAATCTCCGCGCGGCGCTGCGCGAGGGACGCGCTGGCGGCGTTCGAGCGCGGCGAGCCCCTGGTGTATCCGGGTTTGGGGCACCGCTGGGTGATGCGGTTGTTGCCGCTCCTGCCTCGCGCCCTGAAGCGGAGCCTGGGGCGACGGGTGCTTCGAGGCGTGAAGGGCGGCGGCCCGTCGGGGGCGGGCGTGTTGCGGGCGGGGCTCGCGTCGCCCGTGTTGCTGGCGCGCGAGCCCACTCCGGCGTGA